A stretch of Chitinophaga caeni DNA encodes these proteins:
- the hisIE gene encoding bifunctional phosphoribosyl-AMP cyclohydrolase/phosphoribosyl-ATP diphosphatase HisIE: MTLQVDFTKSPDGLVPAIIQDAITGKVLMLGYMNQAALDKTIEDNKVTFFSRSKNRLWTKGEESGHFLHVQNIKLDCDNDSLLIQANPAGPVCHTGSDTCWDESNDSPDFLQKLEKIISDRKNNPSDDSYTSKLFRKGINKVAQKVGEEAVEIVIEAKDDNNELFLNEAADLLFHYLVLLQAKNFTLADVINILKERHK, from the coding sequence ATGACTTTGCAAGTAGATTTTACCAAGTCGCCGGACGGGTTAGTTCCTGCCATCATCCAGGATGCCATTACAGGGAAAGTGCTGATGTTGGGCTACATGAACCAGGCAGCCTTGGATAAAACCATCGAGGACAATAAAGTTACCTTCTTCAGCCGCTCCAAGAATCGCTTGTGGACAAAAGGCGAAGAAAGTGGTCATTTCTTGCACGTACAGAATATTAAACTCGATTGTGATAACGACTCTTTACTGATACAAGCCAACCCGGCAGGGCCAGTTTGCCATACGGGATCAGATACTTGTTGGGATGAATCTAATGACAGTCCCGACTTTTTACAAAAGCTGGAAAAAATTATCAGCGATCGTAAAAATAACCCGAGTGATGATTCTTATACCTCTAAATTATTCAGGAAAGGCATCAATAAAGTGGCTCAAAAAGTGGGTGAAGAAGCCGTAGAAATCGTGATAGAGGCCAAAGATGACAATAATGAGCTATTTTTGAACGAGGCGGCCGACTTGTTATTCCACTACCTGGTGCTGTTACAAGCCAAAAATTTCACATTAGCCGACGTTATCAACATACTCAAAGAAAGACATAAATGA
- a CDS encoding phosphoribosylanthranilate isomerase: protein MNIKVCGITRAKDLEQLVALGADYAGFIFYENSPRYIIGKMDASAVTQAGSGIKKVGVFVNAPLYQVQQTIKDYQLDLVQLHGNESITYCQAVRLSAQVIKAFRVGNNPNFHLDAAPFMPVVDYFLFDTAHPQFHGGSGVQFDWKMLDAYRLHKPFFLSGGIGPKDVALLKAFQHPYLHAYDINSKFETAPGEKDMQKVAAFIEAVKAFPSN from the coding sequence ATGAACATAAAAGTTTGCGGTATCACGCGCGCGAAAGACCTGGAACAATTAGTTGCCTTGGGAGCAGATTATGCAGGGTTTATTTTTTATGAAAACTCGCCCCGCTATATTATCGGTAAGATGGACGCTTCTGCCGTAACACAAGCTGGTAGCGGTATTAAAAAAGTGGGTGTATTCGTCAATGCACCGTTGTACCAAGTTCAGCAAACCATTAAAGACTATCAACTGGATTTGGTGCAGCTTCATGGAAATGAGTCCATCACTTATTGCCAGGCTGTTAGGCTCAGCGCCCAAGTCATCAAAGCTTTCCGCGTGGGGAACAACCCGAACTTTCACCTGGATGCTGCTCCTTTTATGCCCGTTGTTGATTATTTCCTGTTCGATACGGCCCATCCGCAATTTCATGGCGGATCAGGCGTGCAGTTTGATTGGAAAATGCTCGATGCATACCGTTTGCATAAACCGTTCTTCTTAAGCGGCGGCATCGGCCCCAAGGATGTGGCGCTTTTAAAAGCATTTCAACATCCCTACCTGCATGCATATGATATCAATAGCAAATTTGAAACGGCTCCGGGCGAAAAAGATATGCAGAAAGTGGCAGCATTCATTGAGGCCGTCAAAGCATTTCCCAGTAATTAG
- a CDS encoding pirin family protein, whose product MKKNLVFILNGVVKNAYAKEKVLQLIPNRKLTSANPVVLWQHVMPTEIKQSSDAKIVEPHPHRGFATVTFMLQGEGYHYDNAGHETILKPGDVQYLFAGSGILHCENPSARFAGLGGTYELLQLWLNVPAKFKMDQPVYQSAVKVAIPVIVDELGVNLRLPIGHYKGAKGPIETKQPIIAITGEIHNNHDVCLEVPAGNWALLYVANGSVTLNDDEDNPVHEHQLAVLDKEREELKITANGNAQILFLSAPPLDEPLVIKDNFVMNTKEEIDQAMADVAAGKFGEI is encoded by the coding sequence ATGAAGAAGAATTTGGTTTTTATCTTGAATGGGGTTGTCAAAAATGCCTATGCGAAGGAGAAAGTATTGCAATTGATCCCGAACCGTAAATTAACTTCTGCAAATCCTGTTGTACTTTGGCAACATGTAATGCCGACGGAAATTAAGCAGTCTTCAGATGCGAAAATTGTAGAGCCGCATCCTCACCGCGGTTTTGCAACGGTAACATTTATGCTGCAAGGAGAAGGGTATCATTATGATAACGCGGGGCATGAAACCATATTGAAACCGGGCGATGTTCAATATTTATTTGCAGGTAGCGGAATCTTGCATTGTGAAAATCCTTCGGCACGGTTCGCCGGCTTAGGTGGAACTTACGAGTTATTGCAACTCTGGTTGAATGTTCCTGCCAAGTTCAAGATGGATCAACCGGTGTATCAAAGCGCTGTAAAGGTAGCCATCCCTGTTATCGTGGATGAATTGGGTGTGAATCTACGGTTGCCGATCGGGCATTACAAGGGGGCGAAAGGCCCGATAGAAACCAAGCAACCTATTATTGCCATTACCGGGGAGATCCATAATAATCACGATGTTTGTTTAGAAGTACCTGCCGGGAATTGGGCCTTGTTATATGTTGCCAACGGTTCCGTTACTTTAAATGATGATGAGGATAACCCCGTCCATGAGCATCAACTCGCCGTATTGGATAAAGAACGCGAAGAACTCAAAATAACGGCAAACGGGAATGCGCAAATCCTGTTCCTTTCTGCACCGCCATTAGATGAACCCCTGGTTATTAAGGACAATTTCGTCATGAATACGAAAGAAGAAATTGATCAAGCCATGGCAGATGTTGCTGCGGGGAAATTCGGTGAGATATAA
- a CDS encoding DUF5074 domain-containing protein: MKKNLIGWLALAAILVVACNKNNDDPTIRPFVTTEFSMDTIDVGQSVDLKPTVEMKDGASFQWKVDNEEVSKDTAYTYTASSRGNHRVVFTASNAAGKDSGVYQIFSPGEYDLGFSLITEGWFGHGTGNVLFYSYLRDELTDSVFIKENPGKALGEIGNTLQYGTVSFDKMYLVVKAGGPLVKVDPYTMKELGRIDNLPGDFGTSFLGLDTERGLLGTNDGVYVVNLSTMTIDGTKVPNITGPVGNMLQYGDRVFALTRDSGIVVFRSTNYSTIKKLGQADFGFAAAKDGLIYAAKDNKLWGMNPNNLAADTITLPFTTTSPWGAWRSVPMTTSSKDNSVYIAPPDGWAGGAKIYRYLKGNASSVSEPFFTLPGGEYFYGAAIAYNAWKNEIVATATNSSYGGNVNYLYFINATSGAVNKKITFNGYHFPAMLLMY; the protein is encoded by the coding sequence ATGAAGAAAAATTTAATAGGTTGGTTAGCTTTAGCTGCCATTCTTGTTGTTGCTTGTAATAAAAATAATGATGATCCTACGATCCGCCCGTTCGTTACCACGGAATTTAGCATGGATACGATAGATGTCGGCCAGTCGGTTGACCTGAAGCCTACCGTGGAAATGAAAGATGGCGCGAGTTTTCAGTGGAAGGTGGATAACGAGGAAGTTAGTAAAGATACCGCTTATACCTACACTGCTTCCAGCCGCGGTAACCATAGGGTTGTGTTTACGGCTAGCAATGCCGCCGGAAAAGATTCCGGGGTATATCAAATTTTCTCTCCTGGTGAATATGACCTCGGTTTTAGCCTGATTACCGAAGGCTGGTTTGGTCATGGTACCGGCAATGTTTTATTTTATAGTTACCTGCGCGATGAGTTGACTGACAGTGTGTTTATCAAGGAAAACCCCGGTAAAGCCCTTGGCGAAATCGGTAATACCTTGCAATATGGAACGGTTAGTTTCGATAAGATGTACCTCGTGGTAAAAGCAGGTGGACCATTGGTTAAAGTTGATCCTTACACAATGAAAGAGCTCGGTAGAATCGATAATTTACCCGGTGATTTCGGGACTTCTTTCCTCGGTTTGGATACCGAGAGGGGATTACTTGGTACGAACGATGGTGTTTACGTGGTCAATCTCTCTACCATGACAATCGATGGTACCAAGGTGCCTAACATTACGGGGCCTGTAGGAAACATGTTACAATACGGGGACCGTGTTTTCGCATTGACCCGCGATAGCGGTATCGTGGTTTTCCGCTCTACGAATTATAGCACTATTAAAAAATTAGGACAGGCAGATTTCGGTTTCGCTGCCGCTAAAGATGGTTTGATATACGCTGCCAAGGACAATAAATTATGGGGGATGAACCCGAATAACTTGGCCGCGGATACGATTACTTTACCATTTACTACTACCTCGCCTTGGGGTGCATGGAGAAGTGTGCCGATGACAACATCCAGCAAAGACAATTCCGTTTATATCGCACCCCCGGACGGATGGGCCGGCGGCGCCAAGATATATCGCTACCTGAAAGGAAATGCTTCCAGCGTTAGCGAACCTTTCTTCACGTTACCGGGAGGAGAATATTTTTACGGAGCAGCGATTGCTTACAATGCATGGAAAAATGAAATCGTGGCAACGGCAACCAACAGTTCTTACGGAGGGAATGTGAATTACCTGTATTTCATCAACGCAACCTCCGGCGCCGTGAATAAAAAGATTACGTTTAATGGCTATCATTTCCCTGCCATGTTATTGATGTATTAG
- a CDS encoding TlpA disulfide reductase family protein: MKKLILAGALLAPLALFAQEKEAVKEYPFTIEGTYAKAATPTTFYIRYRNSGKNVIDSAKTDASGKFTFKGEVAEPTMANFLVWKDQSEIENFNFEGNYKGVSQFFIDKGQTKINVGDITKEPTITGTPAQQELLKLNDMTADVQKQIAELTQEYYKARSEKNTQKMEELGNQYDKLDAQQVEIYKQYLAKNPKSPIGIYAISTAVGYDIDPAVAEPLYNNLADAVKASPSGVAFGKKLEIAKKTAVGQPAIQFSQSDKDGNAVSLASFKGKYVLVDFWASWCGPCRQENPNVVKAFNTYKDKGFTVFGISLDENKDKWLAAVEKDGLAWTQVSDLKGWKNEVAGLYGVNAIPQNFLIDPSGKIIGKNLRGEALEKKLAEVLN; encoded by the coding sequence ATGAAGAAATTGATATTAGCGGGAGCATTGCTAGCCCCTTTAGCGCTCTTTGCACAAGAAAAAGAGGCTGTCAAGGAGTATCCTTTCACTATCGAAGGAACTTATGCGAAAGCTGCTACGCCGACAACATTCTATATCCGTTACCGTAATAGCGGTAAAAACGTGATCGACAGCGCCAAAACTGACGCTTCCGGTAAATTCACTTTTAAAGGTGAAGTGGCCGAACCTACCATGGCTAACTTCCTTGTTTGGAAAGATCAATCTGAAATTGAAAACTTCAACTTCGAAGGAAATTATAAAGGTGTATCCCAGTTTTTCATCGACAAAGGTCAAACGAAAATCAATGTAGGTGATATAACTAAAGAACCTACCATTACAGGAACTCCTGCGCAGCAAGAGTTATTGAAGCTCAACGACATGACCGCGGATGTTCAAAAACAAATTGCCGAACTTACCCAGGAATACTACAAGGCAAGAAGTGAAAAGAACACCCAGAAGATGGAAGAATTGGGTAATCAATACGACAAGCTAGATGCACAGCAAGTTGAGATTTACAAGCAATATCTTGCTAAAAACCCTAAGTCTCCAATCGGGATCTATGCTATTTCTACTGCCGTAGGTTACGATATTGATCCGGCTGTAGCAGAACCGTTATATAACAACCTTGCGGATGCGGTAAAAGCATCTCCTTCAGGTGTTGCTTTCGGTAAAAAATTAGAAATTGCTAAGAAAACCGCCGTTGGTCAACCCGCGATCCAATTCTCCCAAAGCGATAAAGATGGAAACGCTGTAAGCTTAGCTTCTTTCAAAGGCAAATATGTTTTGGTTGACTTTTGGGCTAGCTGGTGCGGACCTTGCCGCCAGGAAAATCCAAACGTGGTAAAAGCATTCAACACTTATAAAGATAAAGGGTTTACCGTATTCGGTATTTCTTTGGATGAAAACAAAGACAAATGGTTAGCTGCCGTTGAAAAAGACGGTCTAGCTTGGACACAAGTATCTGACCTGAAAGGTTGGAAAAACGAAGTGGCCGGTTTATACGGTGTAAATGCCATCCCTCAAAACTTCCTGATCGATCCAAGTGGTAAGATCATCGGTAAAAACTTACGTGGCGAGGCATTAGAAAAGAAACTTGCTGAAGTTTTAAATTAA
- the hisH gene encoding imidazole glycerol phosphate synthase subunit HisH yields MKTVIIKYNAGNTKSVQFALERLGVNGIVSDHEEEIRSADKVIFPGVGEASTAMEYLQAKGLDQVIKNLQQPVLGICLGMQLLCKYSEENDTTCMGIFDLPVKKFESPVPNLLKIPQVGWNNITGLHSRIFENVPENAYMYFVHSYYAALGPDTVATANYIINYSAALQKDNFYAVQFHPEKSASEGQKILDNFLKL; encoded by the coding sequence ATGAAAACTGTAATCATAAAATATAACGCCGGGAATACAAAGTCCGTGCAATTTGCATTGGAACGGTTGGGCGTAAACGGTATCGTATCTGATCATGAAGAAGAAATCCGTTCTGCCGACAAGGTGATCTTCCCCGGCGTAGGTGAAGCCAGCACCGCGATGGAATACCTGCAAGCGAAAGGATTGGACCAGGTGATTAAAAACCTGCAACAACCCGTCCTGGGCATTTGCCTGGGCATGCAGTTACTTTGTAAATATTCCGAGGAAAATGATACTACTTGCATGGGCATCTTTGACTTGCCTGTGAAGAAATTCGAATCCCCGGTTCCTAACTTGCTGAAAATACCGCAAGTTGGATGGAATAATATTACCGGCCTGCATAGCAGGATTTTCGAAAATGTACCGGAGAACGCCTATATGTATTTCGTGCATAGTTATTACGCGGCATTAGGCCCCGATACGGTTGCAACGGCGAATTATATCATCAACTACAGCGCCGCATTGCAGAAAGATAATTTTTACGCGGTGCAGTTTCACCCGGAAAAATCGGCTTCGGAAGGACAAAAAATCTTGGATAATTTCTTGAAATTATAA
- the trpA gene encoding tryptophan synthase subunit alpha, producing MNRIDQLFAKQKNNILNIYCTAGYPQLDDTTTVIEALSNNGVDLIELGMPFSDPLADGPVIQHSSTIALKNGMKISLLFEQLKGIREKTQVPIILMGYLNPVMQFGIENFCKHCAEVGIDGIILPDLPMDEYEQEYKKIFEQYGLHLIFLLTPETSEERIRKIDRLSKGFIYAVSSSSTTGSNKDIDLQEDYFKRLQNMQLSNPVLVGFGIRDKATFEEACKYTNGAIIGTAFVKAIETAPDLQVAIANFIQDVRPKL from the coding sequence ATGAACAGGATAGATCAATTATTTGCAAAGCAAAAAAATAATATACTCAATATATATTGCACGGCGGGTTATCCACAACTTGATGATACGACTACCGTTATCGAGGCGCTCTCAAATAACGGTGTAGATCTCATCGAGCTAGGCATGCCTTTCTCCGACCCCTTGGCAGATGGACCTGTTATACAACATAGCAGCACGATCGCCTTGAAAAACGGGATGAAGATCAGCCTCCTGTTTGAACAACTGAAAGGGATTAGGGAAAAGACACAAGTTCCCATCATCCTGATGGGATACCTGAATCCCGTGATGCAATTCGGTATAGAAAACTTTTGTAAACACTGTGCCGAAGTGGGTATCGATGGTATCATTCTGCCGGATCTCCCGATGGACGAATACGAACAGGAATATAAAAAGATATTCGAGCAATACGGCCTGCACCTGATCTTCCTGCTAACGCCGGAAACCAGCGAGGAAAGAATCCGTAAAATAGACCGGTTAAGCAAAGGTTTTATTTACGCTGTTTCATCTTCCAGTACAACGGGTAGTAATAAGGATATCGATTTACAAGAAGATTATTTCAAAAGATTACAAAACATGCAATTATCAAATCCCGTGTTAGTTGGATTTGGTATCCGGGATAAAGCTACCTTTGAGGAAGCCTGCAAATATACGAATGGCGCCATTATAGGAACCGCCTTCGTAAAAGCGATTGAAACGGCCCCGGATTTGCAAGTAGCCATCGCTAATTTCATCCAGGATGTTCGCCCGAAACTGTAA
- the hisA gene encoding 1-(5-phosphoribosyl)-5-[(5-phosphoribosylamino)methylideneamino]imidazole-4-carboxamide isomerase produces MDIPVQIRFIHAKDTLNLRREILYPDASIESVVVEGDERGLHFGVFYQNQMVSVVSLFIDGNTAQFRKFATAKDMQGRGIGSYLVRYLVSYCKQHRITTLWCNARTTATNFYKKHGMNVAGNIFYKQDIAFTRMEMNIPLQENLNSKQMEIIPAIDIIDGKCVRLTQGDYDQKKVYNENPLEVAKEFEDNGIKRLHLVDLDGAKKGAVVNWKVLEQIAGKTALTIDFGGGIKKEKDIEIVFESGAAMATIGSMAVKAPDLFAEWVKTYGAEKIFLGADVKDEMIAVGGWLETTGVSIYDFLSEKQQLGITQIFCTDIAKDGLLQGPSTELYRNIIAQFPGINLVASGGVSSLADLAALSEAGCSGAIVGKTIYEGKISIRELKQFMEG; encoded by the coding sequence ATGGATATCCCGGTTCAAATCAGGTTCATTCACGCGAAAGACACCTTGAACTTAAGGAGGGAAATACTTTACCCGGATGCCAGCATCGAAAGTGTGGTGGTAGAAGGAGATGAACGCGGCCTACATTTCGGTGTCTTTTATCAAAATCAAATGGTATCCGTCGTATCACTATTTATAGATGGTAATACGGCGCAATTCCGAAAGTTTGCCACGGCAAAGGATATGCAAGGCAGGGGTATTGGCAGCTACCTGGTGCGCTACCTCGTTTCTTATTGCAAGCAACACCGCATTACTACCTTGTGGTGTAATGCCCGCACCACGGCTACCAATTTCTATAAGAAGCACGGGATGAACGTTGCGGGCAACATTTTTTACAAGCAGGATATCGCTTTCACCAGGATGGAAATGAACATCCCGCTACAAGAAAATCTAAATTCAAAACAAATGGAAATCATACCGGCGATTGATATTATTGATGGTAAATGCGTAAGGTTAACGCAAGGAGATTATGATCAAAAGAAAGTATATAACGAGAATCCCTTGGAAGTAGCCAAGGAATTTGAAGATAACGGTATCAAAAGATTGCATTTAGTCGATTTGGATGGAGCCAAAAAAGGCGCCGTGGTAAATTGGAAAGTGCTGGAACAGATCGCGGGAAAAACTGCTTTAACCATCGACTTCGGCGGCGGGATTAAAAAAGAAAAAGATATAGAAATCGTATTCGAAAGCGGCGCAGCAATGGCTACAATTGGCAGCATGGCTGTAAAAGCGCCGGATTTATTCGCGGAATGGGTTAAGACCTATGGCGCGGAAAAAATATTCCTCGGCGCCGATGTAAAAGATGAAATGATCGCCGTGGGCGGATGGTTGGAAACAACCGGTGTCAGTATTTACGATTTCCTATCTGAAAAACAACAGCTAGGCATTACGCAAATATTCTGCACTGATATTGCGAAAGACGGTTTATTGCAAGGACCATCCACTGAACTGTACCGCAATATCATTGCGCAATTCCCGGGCATCAACCTGGTAGCGAGCGGCGGTGTTAGTAGCTTAGCAGACCTGGCAGCATTATCGGAAGCAGGCTGTTCCGGCGCTATTGTTGGAAAAACTATTTATGAAGGGAAGATCAGCATCCGCGAATTGAAACAATTCATGGAAGGATAA
- the trpB gene encoding tryptophan synthase subunit beta: MNIAVDTKNSRYHVNGKGYFGKFGGAYIPEMLYPNVAELQANYLDIMSDPGFQEEFTQLLKDYVGRPSPLYLAKRLSAKYGAQIYLKREDLNHTGAHKINNTIGQILLAQRLGKKRIIAETGAGQHGVATATVCALMGLECIVYMGSVDIERQAPNVARMRMLGAEVRAAKSGSQTLKDATNEAIRDWINNPTETHYIIGSVVGPHPYPDMVARFQSVISEEIRSQLAEKTGNPLPGYAIACVGGGSNAAGTFFHFMDEPSVQLIAVEAAGQGINSGYSAATTQLGSLGIIHGSKTLLMQTDDGQIVEPHSISAGLDYPGVGPVHAHLFDSGRATVLNATDDEALAAAFELTRLEGIIPALESSHALAKLKDIKFKPEDVVVVCLSGRGDKDMATYIQHLK, translated from the coding sequence ATGAACATAGCAGTCGATACCAAGAACTCCCGTTACCACGTCAACGGTAAAGGGTATTTCGGCAAATTCGGTGGCGCTTATATCCCGGAAATGTTATACCCTAACGTGGCGGAACTACAAGCGAATTACCTCGATATCATGTCTGATCCCGGCTTCCAAGAGGAGTTTACGCAACTGCTCAAAGATTACGTGGGCAGGCCATCTCCATTATACTTAGCCAAAAGATTATCCGCGAAATACGGGGCGCAGATCTACCTGAAAAGGGAAGACCTGAATCACACCGGCGCACATAAAATCAATAACACGATCGGCCAAATCCTGCTAGCCCAAAGGCTCGGCAAAAAAAGGATCATCGCTGAAACGGGAGCCGGTCAACACGGCGTGGCTACCGCTACAGTTTGTGCCTTGATGGGACTCGAATGTATCGTGTATATGGGCAGCGTGGACATCGAGCGACAAGCGCCTAACGTAGCCCGCATGAGGATGCTCGGTGCGGAAGTAAGGGCTGCGAAGAGTGGCAGTCAAACATTAAAAGATGCCACCAATGAGGCTATCAGGGATTGGATCAATAACCCGACCGAGACGCATTATATCATCGGTTCAGTCGTAGGTCCACATCCATACCCGGATATGGTGGCCAGGTTCCAATCGGTAATCAGCGAGGAAATCCGCTCGCAACTGGCAGAAAAAACGGGTAACCCCTTACCCGGTTACGCGATCGCTTGCGTGGGTGGTGGCAGCAATGCAGCGGGAACATTTTTTCATTTCATGGATGAACCCAGCGTACAGCTCATTGCCGTAGAAGCTGCCGGGCAAGGCATCAACTCCGGCTACTCCGCCGCCACTACGCAATTAGGATCGCTTGGCATCATCCATGGCAGCAAAACCTTGCTGATGCAAACAGATGACGGCCAGATTGTAGAGCCGCATAGCATTTCAGCCGGGTTAGACTATCCCGGCGTTGGACCCGTACACGCCCATTTATTTGATTCCGGCAGGGCTACGGTGTTGAATGCTACCGATGATGAAGCCTTAGCCGCAGCATTTGAATTAACGAGGTTAGAAGGTATCATCCCCGCACTGGAATCATCCCACGCCTTAGCAAAGCTCAAGGACATTAAATTCAAACCGGAAGATGTAGTCGTAGTTTGCCTTTCAGGCAGGGGAGACAAAGACATGGCCACTTATATCCAACATCTAAAGTAA
- the hisF gene encoding imidazole glycerol phosphate synthase subunit HisF has product MLTKRIIPCLDIKDGRTVKGINFENIRDAGDPIELGALYAGQGADELVFLDITATNEKRKTLAELVTRIAQQINIPFTVGGGISTVEDVSVLLNSGADKISVNTAAYKNPTVLNEMARQFGSQCIVLAIDTRFENGDWYVYLNGGRVATTTKTIDWAKEAADRGAGEILLTSMNNDGTKQGFALDITGQLSSELNIPVIASGGAGTMQHFADVFEIANADAALAASIFHYKEIEIPALKTYLYQKGIQVRF; this is encoded by the coding sequence ATGCTTACTAAAAGAATCATTCCCTGCCTGGACATCAAGGATGGACGCACGGTAAAAGGTATCAACTTTGAAAATATCAGGGATGCCGGTGACCCGATTGAGCTGGGCGCATTATATGCCGGGCAAGGAGCCGATGAACTGGTATTCTTAGATATCACCGCTACCAATGAAAAACGCAAGACTTTAGCGGAGTTGGTAACGCGCATCGCGCAACAAATCAATATTCCTTTTACTGTTGGAGGCGGGATTTCTACCGTGGAGGATGTCAGCGTATTGCTCAACAGCGGCGCCGATAAAATATCCGTGAATACAGCTGCCTATAAAAATCCAACAGTACTCAATGAAATGGCGAGGCAATTCGGTAGCCAATGCATCGTGCTAGCGATCGATACCCGCTTCGAAAACGGCGATTGGTATGTGTATCTCAACGGGGGACGGGTAGCAACGACTACAAAAACGATCGATTGGGCCAAGGAAGCAGCAGATCGCGGCGCCGGTGAAATATTGTTGACTTCCATGAATAATGATGGTACCAAGCAAGGGTTTGCCCTGGATATTACCGGGCAGCTTTCCAGCGAGTTAAATATTCCTGTAATCGCATCTGGTGGCGCCGGAACGATGCAACATTTTGCCGATGTGTTTGAAATCGCCAATGCTGATGCAGCCCTGGCCGCTAGTATTTTTCATTACAAGGAAATCGAAATCCCGGCATTGAAGACGTACCTTTATCAAAAAGGGATACAAGTCCGCTTTTAA
- a CDS encoding TlpA disulfide reductase family protein, translating to MILLKRLTNLLFLLSLPWQLFAQLQINGQVKGADGKKLYFFDDKDPYVDDSVTIQQGKFSFTLNSPSMGNVYALMLEATETPFLFVAEEEPIYFEANAANFPVLNQLRSGVQTKHFQEYQSTFQPLIARAHALNREASAIEADNEPAKEAFRKKAQVFTGDVSKEGLAFIQQHPTSIASVWILLNELRNKVDIKEFEQAYGRLSPAIQKSRYGNMANNFIQKAKNQPDAPDFTQNDTEGKPVKLSQFRGKYVLVDFWASWCGPCRQENPHVVKAYQKYKSKNFVILGVSLDDNRNNWLKAIRQDQLGWTQVSDLKGWNNAVALQYGVRSIPQNFLVDPNGKIIASNLRGVQLEKTLEMIFAEQ from the coding sequence ATGATTCTTTTAAAGCGTCTTACAAACCTATTATTTTTATTATCCCTTCCCTGGCAATTATTTGCTCAATTACAGATCAATGGCCAAGTTAAGGGAGCTGATGGGAAAAAATTATATTTTTTTGATGATAAGGATCCCTATGTAGACGATTCTGTAACCATTCAACAAGGTAAATTTTCATTTACGCTGAACAGTCCCAGCATGGGAAATGTTTATGCCTTGATGCTGGAAGCCACAGAAACGCCGTTCTTATTCGTTGCAGAAGAGGAACCGATCTATTTTGAAGCGAATGCGGCTAACTTCCCCGTTCTCAATCAATTACGATCCGGTGTGCAGACAAAGCATTTCCAAGAATACCAATCAACGTTCCAGCCCCTGATCGCGCGGGCACATGCTTTGAACCGCGAAGCATCAGCAATAGAAGCTGATAATGAACCTGCCAAGGAAGCATTCAGAAAGAAAGCCCAGGTATTCACCGGGGATGTATCAAAAGAAGGACTGGCATTTATACAACAGCATCCTACATCCATCGCCAGCGTATGGATCCTGCTGAATGAATTACGCAACAAGGTAGATATCAAGGAGTTTGAGCAAGCCTATGGGCGGCTCTCCCCTGCCATTCAGAAAAGCCGTTACGGCAATATGGCCAATAACTTCATTCAAAAGGCTAAAAATCAGCCGGATGCACCGGATTTTACGCAGAATGATACCGAAGGCAAACCGGTAAAATTATCCCAGTTCCGTGGGAAATACGTTTTAGTAGACTTTTGGGCCAGCTGGTGCGGACCATGCAGGCAAGAGAACCCGCATGTAGTAAAAGCTTATCAAAAGTACAAGTCGAAGAATTTCGTTATATTAGGCGTATCACTGGATGACAACCGCAATAACTGGTTGAAAGCCATCCGGCAAGATCAACTGGGTTGGACCCAGGTTTCCGATTTAAAAGGCTGGAATAATGCCGTGGCGCTGCAATATGGCGTGCGTTCAATCCCGCAAAACTTCTTGGTAGATCCGAACGGCAAGATTATTGCAAGCAACCTGCGGGGAGTTCAACTGGAGAAAACCCTAGAGATGATATTTGCTGAGCAGTAA